A region of Salmo salar chromosome ssa17, Ssal_v3.1, whole genome shotgun sequence DNA encodes the following proteins:
- the LOC106575325 gene encoding mitogen-activated protein kinase kinase kinase kinase 4 isoform X19, translating to MANDSPAKSLVEIDLASLRDPAGIFELVEVVGNGTYGQVYKGRHVKTGQLAAIKVMDVTEDEEEEIKLEINMLKKYSHHRNIATYYGAFIKKSPPGHDDQLWLVMEFCGAGSITDLVKNTKGNQLKEDWIAYISREILRGLAHLHAHHVIHRDIKGQNVLLTENAEVKLVDFGVSAQLDRTVGRRNTFIGTPYWMAPEVIACDENPEATYDYRSDLWSTGITAIEMAEGAPPLCDMHPMRALFLIPRNPPPRLKSKKWSKKFCSFIEGSLVKNYNQRPPTEQLLKHPFIRDQPNERQVRIQLKDHIDRTKKKRGEKDETEYEYSGSEEEEEDAGEQEGEPSSIVNMPGESTLRKDFIRLQQENKERSEALRRQQLLQEQQLREQEEYKRQLLAERQKRIEQQKEQRRRLEEQQRREREMRRQQEREQRRREQEEKRRMEEMERRRKEDDERRRAEEEKRRSDREQEYIRRQLEEEQRHLEILQQQLLHEQAMLLEFKWRELEEQRKAERLHKRLQQEQAYLLSLQHDNKPPQQTQPPQPCQKTKDPKGMSPDSTSKAPQTTSPGPVGDRAPAPQPHFLNNSNAIASRRTSCDNTRSPQAHFLDNVTANAPRRMSSDTTKSPQTTSRDNTTKAPQKPSPNSVDKDSEKTPSDHSDALATQSTDVTKPSQTGVLDGPKSPQTDRSEPSGALGDPRPIREADERFRKNIQGSPQTAPPTKQPPVPPRSEPFSNGGSSESVPPAMHRPMEPQVPVRTTSRSPVLSRRDSPLQASAPPSNQAVQRSAGSNAEPRLLWDRVEKLVPRPGSGSSSGSSNSSSQAGSGERFRARSSSKSEGSPLQRPDNAAKKPDDKKDFARPNRPADLTALAKELRAVDDVRPPNKVTDYSSSSEESGTTDEDDDEEVDQDAADESTSGAEDTRAGRGLSNGETASLKTLLAHDDSENDLTTPSKDGTLVIRQTQSASNTMQKHKSSSSFTPFIDPRLLQVSPSSGSSLNNMAAFGNDGRLVDALRADPSRKGSVVNVNPVNTRPQSDTPEIRKYKKRFNSEILCAALWGVNLLVGTESGLMLLDRSGQGKVYPLISRRRIQQMDVLEGLNVLVTISGKKNKLRVYYLSWLRNKILHNDPEVEKKQGWVTVGELEGCVHYKVVKYERIKFLVLALKNSVEVYAWAPKPYHKFMAFKSFGDLVHKPLLVDLTVEEGQRLKVIYGSSNGFHAVDVDSGAVYDIYLPTHIQTNIQSHAIIILPNTDGIELLVCYEDEGVYVNTYGRITKDVVLQWGEMPTSVAYIRSNQIMGWGEKAIEIRSVETGHLDGVFMHKRAQRLKFLCERNDKVFFASVRSGGSSQVYFMTLGRTSLLSW from the exons gatgaggaggaggagatcaAACTGGAGATCAATATGCTGAAGAAGTACTCCCATCACAGAAACATTGCCACATACTACGGTGCTTTTATCAAGAAGAGTCCCCCGGGGCACGATGACCAACTGTGG CTGGTGATGGAGTTCTGTGGGGCGGGCTCCATCACAGACCTGGTgaagaacactaaaggaaaccaGCTCAAGGAGGACTGGATCGCCTACATCTCCAGAGAAATCCTCCGG gGACTGGCCCACCTGCACGCCCACCACGTCATCCACCGTGACATCAAGGGACAGAACGTCCTGCTCACAGAGAACGCCGAGGTCAAGCTTG TGGACTTTGGCGTGAGCGCCCAGTTAGACCGGACGGTGGGGAGGAGGAACACGTTCATCGGGACTCCCTATTGGATGGCGCCGGAGGTCATCGCCTGTGACGAGAACCCTGAGGCCACCTACGACTACAGA AGTGACTTGTGGTCAACTGGAATCACGGCCATTGAAATGGCCGAAGGAGCTCCTC CGCTGTGCGACATGCATCCGATGCGAGCACTCTTCCTCATCCCAAGGAACCCTCCCCCGCGACTCAAGTCCAAGAAGTG GTCTAAGAAGTTTTGCAGCTTCATCGAGGGCTCCCTGGTGAAGAACTACAACCAGCGGCCCCCCACCGAGCAGCTGCTCAAGCACCCCTTCATCAGGGACCAGCCCAACGAGAGGCAGGTCCGCATCCAGCTCAAAGACCACATTGACCGCACCaagaagaagaggggagagaaag atgagactgaatacgAGTACAGCGggagtgaggaggaagaggaggatgctggagagcaagagggagagccTAG CTCCATAGTGAACATGCCGGGGGAGTCGACGCTGCGTAAGGACTTCATCCGGCTGCAGCAGGAGAACAAGGAGCGCTCGGAGGCGCTGCGCCGACAGCAGCTCCTGCAGGAGCAGCAGCTCCGTGAGCAGGAGGAGTACAAGCGCCAACTACTGGCCGAGAGGCAGAAACGCATCGAGCAACAGAAGGAGCAGAGGAGGCGACTGGAGGAG CAACAGCGACGCGAGCGCGAGATGAGGAGGCAGCAGGAGCGTGAGCAGCGCCGCCGCGAGCAGGAGGAGAAGAGGCGCATGGAGGAGATGGAACGGCGGCGGAAAGAGGATGATGAGCGCCGGAGggcggaggaggagaagaggaggagcgaCCGTGAGCAG GAGTACATTCGTCGGCAgctggaggaggagcagaggcACCTGGAGATCCTGCAGCAGCAGCTGCTCCATGAACAGGCCATGCTCCTG GAGTTCAAATGGCGGGAGCTGGAGGAGCAGCGGAAGGCAGAGCGTCTCCACAAGCGGCTGCAGCAGGAGCAGGCCTATCTGCTGTCCCTCCAGCACGACAACAAACCACCGCAGCAGACACAGCCGCCGCAGCCCTGCCAAAAGACTAAAGACCCCAAGGGAATGTCCCCCGACAGTACTAGCAAAGCCCCTCAGACAACGTCCCCGGGCCCCGTTGGCGATAGAGCCCCAGCTCCACAACCCCACTTCCTCAATAATTCTAATGCTATTGCTTCACGGAGAACGTCCTGCGATAACACTAGGTCCCCACAAGCCCATTTCCTGGACAACGTTACTGCTAACGCCCCACGGAGAATGTCCTCGGATACCACAAAGTCCCCACAAACCACGTCCCGGGATAATACGACCAAGGCCCCTCAGAAACCGTCCCCAAACAGTGTTGATAAAGACTCAGAAAAGACCCCCTCTGACCATAGCGATGCCCTAGCCACCCAGTCCACAGACGTTACTAAACCCTCACAGACCGGGGTCCTAGACGGCCCCAAGTCCCCACAGACAGACCGCTCGGAGCCTAGCGGCGCTCTCGGTGATCCTCGGCCAATCAGAGAG GCCGACGAGCGCTTCCGAAAGAACATTCAGGGCTCCCCCCAGACCGCCCCACCCACCAAGCAGCCCCCCGTGCCCCCCCGCTCCGAACCCTTCTCTAACGGCGGCTCCTCCGAGTCCGTCCCGCCTGCCATGCACCGACCCATGGAACCACAG GTTCCAGTGAGGACAACGTCCAGGTCCCCTGTGTTGTCACGCAGAGACTCTCCTCTCCAGGCCTCCGCCCCGCCTAGCAACCAGGCAGTACAGAGGAGCGCCGGCAG TAATGCGGAGCCACGTCTGCTGTGGGACCGAGTGGAGAAGCTGGTTCCCAGGCCCGGCAGTGGCAGCTCCTCCGGCTCCTCCAACTCCAGCTCCCAGGCCGGCTCTGGGGAGAGGTTCAGAGCACGct catCGTCTAAGTCTGAGGGCTCCCCACTGCAACGCCCCGACAACGCTGCCAAAAAGCCTGACGACAAGAAGGACTTTGCCCGACCCAACCGGCCAGCC GACCTGACGGCCCTGGCCAAAGAGCTGCGGGCGGTGGACGATGTGCGTCCCCCCAACAAGGTGACGGACTACTCCTCCTCCAGCGAGGAGTCAGGCACCACCGACGAAGACGACGATGAAGAAGTGGACCAGGACGCAGCAGACGAGTCCACCTCGGGAGCGGAGGATACCAGGGCCGG GAGAGGTCTGAGTAACGGAGAGACTGCATCCCTGAAGACCTTGCTGGCCCACGACGACTCAGAGAACGACCTCACCACACCCTCCAAGGATGGCACCTTGGTCATCCGACAG ACCCAATCGGCCAGCAACACCATGCAGAAACACAAgtcttcctcctccttcacccCCTTCATCGACCCACGCCTCCTGCAGGTCTCCCCCTCCAGCGGCAGCTCCCTCAACAACATGG CGGCCTTCGGGAACGACGGGCGGCTGGTGGACGCCCTGCGGGCTGACCCGTCCCGTAAGGGCTCCGTGGTCAATGTGAACCCGGTCAACACACGCCCCCAGAGCGACACGCCTGAGATCCGCAAGTACAAGAAGAGGTTCAACTCTGAGATCCTGTGTGCTGCACTATGGG GTGTCAACCTGCTGGTGGGGACAGAGAGTGGTCTGATGCTGCTGGACCGTAGCGGTCAGGGGAAGGTCTACCCCCTCATCAGCCGACGGCGCATCCAACAGATGGACGTCCTGGAGGGACTCAACGTCCTGGTCACTATATCAG ggaagaaGAATAAGTTGCGTGTGTACTACCTGTCCTGGCTGAGGAACAAGATTTTGCACAACGACCCAGAGGTGGAGAAGAAGCAGGGCTGGGTCACTGTAGGAGAGCTGGAGGGCTGCGTACACTACAAAGTCG TGAAATATGAGAGGATCAAGTTCTTGGTTCTTGCCTTGAAGAACTCCGTGGAGGTCTATGCGTGGGCCCCCAAGCCGTACCACAAGTTCATGGCCTTCAAG TCGTTTGGTGACCTGGTGCACAAGCCCCTGCTGGTTGACCTGACGGTGGAGGAGGGCCAGAGGTTAAAGGTCATCTACGGCTCCAGCAACGGCTTCCACGCCGTGGACGTGGACTCTGGGGCGGTTTACGACATCTACCTGCCCACACAC ATCCAGACCAATATCCAGTCCCATGCCATCATCATCCTGCCCAACACGGATGGCATTGAGCTGCTGGTGTGTTACGAGGATGAGGGCGTCTACGTCAACACCTACGGACGCATCACCAAAGACGTGGTGCTGCAATGGGGCGAGATGCCCACCTCAGTGG CCTACATTAGGTCCAACCAGATCATGGGCTGGGGGGAGAAGGCCATAGAGATCAGGTCTGTGGAGACAGGACACCTGGACGGGGTCTTCATGCACAAGAGAGCCCAGAGACTCAAGTTCCTGTGTGAGAGGAATGACAAG GTGTTCTTTGCGTCGGTGCGCTCTGGAGGTTCCAGCCAGGTCTACTTCATGACCCTGGGCCGTACCTCCCTGCTTAGCtggtag
- the LOC106575325 gene encoding mitogen-activated protein kinase kinase kinase kinase 4 isoform X17: MANDSPAKSLVEIDLASLRDPAGIFELVEVVGNGTYGQVYKGRHVKTGQLAAIKVMDVTEDEEEEIKLEINMLKKYSHHRNIATYYGAFIKKSPPGHDDQLWLVMEFCGAGSITDLVKNTKGNQLKEDWIAYISREILRGLAHLHAHHVIHRDIKGQNVLLTENAEVKLVDFGVSAQLDRTVGRRNTFIGTPYWMAPEVIACDENPEATYDYRSDLWSTGITAIEMAEGAPPLCDMHPMRALFLIPRNPPPRLKSKKWSKKFCSFIEGSLVKNYNQRPPTEQLLKHPFIRDQPNERQVRIQLKDHIDRTKKKRGEKDETEYEYSGSEEEEEDAGEQEGEPSSIVNMPGESTLRKDFIRLQQENKERSEALRRQQLLQEQQLREQEEYKRQLLAERQKRIEQQKEQRRRLEEQQRREREMRRQQEREQRRREQEEKRRMEEMERRRKEDDERRRAEEEKRRSDREQEYIRRQLEEEQRHLEILQQQLLHEQAMLLPRTLHQEFKWRELEEQRKAERLHKRLQQEQAYLLSLQHDNKPPQQTQPPQPCQKTKDPKGMSPDSTSKAPQTTSPGPVGDRAPAPQPHFLNNSNAIASRRTSCDNTRSPQAHFLDNVTANAPRRMSSDTTKSPQTTSRDNTTKAPQKPSPNSVDKDSEKTPSDHSDALATQSTDVTKPSQTGVLDGPKSPQTDRSEPSGALGDPRPIREADERFRKNIQGSPQTAPPTKQPPVPPRSEPFSNGGSSESVPPAMHRPMEPQVQWSHLAALKSSSAAPPPVVSRSHSFSEPAVPSFAHLHLRSQEPHSHHHHPSAAAPSAARTDPQPPASGPSDEVPPRVPVRTTSRSPVLSRRDSPLQASAPPSNQAVQRSAGSNAEPRLLWDRVEKLVPRPGSGSSSGSSNSSSQAGSGERFRARSSSKSEGSPLQRPDNAAKKPDDKKDFARPNRPADLTALAKELRAVDDVRPPNKVTDYSSSSEESGTTDEDDDEEVDQDAADESTSGAEDTRAGRGLSNGETASLKTLLAHDDSENDLTTPSKDGTLVIRQTQSASNTMQKHKSSSSFTPFIDPRLLQVSPSSGSSLNNMAAFGNDGRLVDALRADPSRKGSVVNVNPVNTRPQSDTPEIRKYKKRFNSEILCAALWGVNLLVGTESGLMLLDRSGQGKVYPLISRRRIQQMDVLEGLNVLVTISGKKNKLRVYYLSWLRNKILHNDPEVEKKQGWVTVGELEGCVHYKVVKYERIKFLVLALKNSVEVYAWAPKPYHKFMAFKSFGDLVHKPLLVDLTVEEGQRLKVIYGSSNGFHAVDVDSGAVYDIYLPTHIQTNIQSHAIIILPNTDGIELLVCYEDEGVYVNTYGRITKDVVLQWGEMPTSVAYIRSNQIMGWGEKAIEIRSVETGHLDGVFMHKRAQRLKFLCERNDKVFFASVRSGGSSQVYFMTLGRTSLLSW, translated from the exons gatgaggaggaggagatcaAACTGGAGATCAATATGCTGAAGAAGTACTCCCATCACAGAAACATTGCCACATACTACGGTGCTTTTATCAAGAAGAGTCCCCCGGGGCACGATGACCAACTGTGG CTGGTGATGGAGTTCTGTGGGGCGGGCTCCATCACAGACCTGGTgaagaacactaaaggaaaccaGCTCAAGGAGGACTGGATCGCCTACATCTCCAGAGAAATCCTCCGG gGACTGGCCCACCTGCACGCCCACCACGTCATCCACCGTGACATCAAGGGACAGAACGTCCTGCTCACAGAGAACGCCGAGGTCAAGCTTG TGGACTTTGGCGTGAGCGCCCAGTTAGACCGGACGGTGGGGAGGAGGAACACGTTCATCGGGACTCCCTATTGGATGGCGCCGGAGGTCATCGCCTGTGACGAGAACCCTGAGGCCACCTACGACTACAGA AGTGACTTGTGGTCAACTGGAATCACGGCCATTGAAATGGCCGAAGGAGCTCCTC CGCTGTGCGACATGCATCCGATGCGAGCACTCTTCCTCATCCCAAGGAACCCTCCCCCGCGACTCAAGTCCAAGAAGTG GTCTAAGAAGTTTTGCAGCTTCATCGAGGGCTCCCTGGTGAAGAACTACAACCAGCGGCCCCCCACCGAGCAGCTGCTCAAGCACCCCTTCATCAGGGACCAGCCCAACGAGAGGCAGGTCCGCATCCAGCTCAAAGACCACATTGACCGCACCaagaagaagaggggagagaaag atgagactgaatacgAGTACAGCGggagtgaggaggaagaggaggatgctggagagcaagagggagagccTAG CTCCATAGTGAACATGCCGGGGGAGTCGACGCTGCGTAAGGACTTCATCCGGCTGCAGCAGGAGAACAAGGAGCGCTCGGAGGCGCTGCGCCGACAGCAGCTCCTGCAGGAGCAGCAGCTCCGTGAGCAGGAGGAGTACAAGCGCCAACTACTGGCCGAGAGGCAGAAACGCATCGAGCAACAGAAGGAGCAGAGGAGGCGACTGGAGGAG CAACAGCGACGCGAGCGCGAGATGAGGAGGCAGCAGGAGCGTGAGCAGCGCCGCCGCGAGCAGGAGGAGAAGAGGCGCATGGAGGAGATGGAACGGCGGCGGAAAGAGGATGATGAGCGCCGGAGggcggaggaggagaagaggaggagcgaCCGTGAGCAG GAGTACATTCGTCGGCAgctggaggaggagcagaggcACCTGGAGATCCTGCAGCAGCAGCTGCTCCATGAACAGGCCATGCTCCTG CCGCGCACTCTGCATCAGGAGTTCAAATGGCGGGAGCTGGAGGAGCAGCGGAAGGCAGAGCGTCTCCACAAGCGGCTGCAGCAGGAGCAGGCCTATCTGCTGTCCCTCCAGCACGACAACAAACCACCGCAGCAGACACAGCCGCCGCAGCCCTGCCAAAAGACTAAAGACCCCAAGGGAATGTCCCCCGACAGTACTAGCAAAGCCCCTCAGACAACGTCCCCGGGCCCCGTTGGCGATAGAGCCCCAGCTCCACAACCCCACTTCCTCAATAATTCTAATGCTATTGCTTCACGGAGAACGTCCTGCGATAACACTAGGTCCCCACAAGCCCATTTCCTGGACAACGTTACTGCTAACGCCCCACGGAGAATGTCCTCGGATACCACAAAGTCCCCACAAACCACGTCCCGGGATAATACGACCAAGGCCCCTCAGAAACCGTCCCCAAACAGTGTTGATAAAGACTCAGAAAAGACCCCCTCTGACCATAGCGATGCCCTAGCCACCCAGTCCACAGACGTTACTAAACCCTCACAGACCGGGGTCCTAGACGGCCCCAAGTCCCCACAGACAGACCGCTCGGAGCCTAGCGGCGCTCTCGGTGATCCTCGGCCAATCAGAGAG GCCGACGAGCGCTTCCGAAAGAACATTCAGGGCTCCCCCCAGACCGCCCCACCCACCAAGCAGCCCCCCGTGCCCCCCCGCTCCGAACCCTTCTCTAACGGCGGCTCCTCCGAGTCCGTCCCGCCTGCCATGCACCGACCCATGGAACCACAG GTCCAGTGGTCCCACCTGGCCGCTCTTAAGAGCAGCAGCGCCGCCCCGCCCCCCGTCGTGTCTCGCTCCCATTCCTTCAGTGAACCCGCCGTTCCTAGTTTTGCACATCTCCATCTGCGCTCCCAGGAGCCCCAcagccaccaccatcacccctctgCTGCCGCACCATCAGCTGCACGCACTGACCCCCAGCCCCCCGCCTCGGGCCCCAGCGACGAGGTGCCCCCCAGG GTTCCAGTGAGGACAACGTCCAGGTCCCCTGTGTTGTCACGCAGAGACTCTCCTCTCCAGGCCTCCGCCCCGCCTAGCAACCAGGCAGTACAGAGGAGCGCCGGCAG TAATGCGGAGCCACGTCTGCTGTGGGACCGAGTGGAGAAGCTGGTTCCCAGGCCCGGCAGTGGCAGCTCCTCCGGCTCCTCCAACTCCAGCTCCCAGGCCGGCTCTGGGGAGAGGTTCAGAGCACGct catCGTCTAAGTCTGAGGGCTCCCCACTGCAACGCCCCGACAACGCTGCCAAAAAGCCTGACGACAAGAAGGACTTTGCCCGACCCAACCGGCCAGCC GACCTGACGGCCCTGGCCAAAGAGCTGCGGGCGGTGGACGATGTGCGTCCCCCCAACAAGGTGACGGACTACTCCTCCTCCAGCGAGGAGTCAGGCACCACCGACGAAGACGACGATGAAGAAGTGGACCAGGACGCAGCAGACGAGTCCACCTCGGGAGCGGAGGATACCAGGGCCGG GAGAGGTCTGAGTAACGGAGAGACTGCATCCCTGAAGACCTTGCTGGCCCACGACGACTCAGAGAACGACCTCACCACACCCTCCAAGGATGGCACCTTGGTCATCCGACAG ACCCAATCGGCCAGCAACACCATGCAGAAACACAAgtcttcctcctccttcacccCCTTCATCGACCCACGCCTCCTGCAGGTCTCCCCCTCCAGCGGCAGCTCCCTCAACAACATGG CGGCCTTCGGGAACGACGGGCGGCTGGTGGACGCCCTGCGGGCTGACCCGTCCCGTAAGGGCTCCGTGGTCAATGTGAACCCGGTCAACACACGCCCCCAGAGCGACACGCCTGAGATCCGCAAGTACAAGAAGAGGTTCAACTCTGAGATCCTGTGTGCTGCACTATGGG GTGTCAACCTGCTGGTGGGGACAGAGAGTGGTCTGATGCTGCTGGACCGTAGCGGTCAGGGGAAGGTCTACCCCCTCATCAGCCGACGGCGCATCCAACAGATGGACGTCCTGGAGGGACTCAACGTCCTGGTCACTATATCAG ggaagaaGAATAAGTTGCGTGTGTACTACCTGTCCTGGCTGAGGAACAAGATTTTGCACAACGACCCAGAGGTGGAGAAGAAGCAGGGCTGGGTCACTGTAGGAGAGCTGGAGGGCTGCGTACACTACAAAGTCG TGAAATATGAGAGGATCAAGTTCTTGGTTCTTGCCTTGAAGAACTCCGTGGAGGTCTATGCGTGGGCCCCCAAGCCGTACCACAAGTTCATGGCCTTCAAG TCGTTTGGTGACCTGGTGCACAAGCCCCTGCTGGTTGACCTGACGGTGGAGGAGGGCCAGAGGTTAAAGGTCATCTACGGCTCCAGCAACGGCTTCCACGCCGTGGACGTGGACTCTGGGGCGGTTTACGACATCTACCTGCCCACACAC ATCCAGACCAATATCCAGTCCCATGCCATCATCATCCTGCCCAACACGGATGGCATTGAGCTGCTGGTGTGTTACGAGGATGAGGGCGTCTACGTCAACACCTACGGACGCATCACCAAAGACGTGGTGCTGCAATGGGGCGAGATGCCCACCTCAGTGG CCTACATTAGGTCCAACCAGATCATGGGCTGGGGGGAGAAGGCCATAGAGATCAGGTCTGTGGAGACAGGACACCTGGACGGGGTCTTCATGCACAAGAGAGCCCAGAGACTCAAGTTCCTGTGTGAGAGGAATGACAAG GTGTTCTTTGCGTCGGTGCGCTCTGGAGGTTCCAGCCAGGTCTACTTCATGACCCTGGGCCGTACCTCCCTGCTTAGCtggtag